From Mytilus edulis chromosome 9, xbMytEdul2.2, whole genome shotgun sequence, the proteins below share one genomic window:
- the LOC139487749 gene encoding myosin heavy chain, striated muscle-like isoform X1, whose protein sequence is MPGIHPDDPDYKYLCVDRKDLMQLQTVPFDGKKNCWVPDEKLGFVAAEIQSSKGDDITVKTVEKMDTKTVKKDDIQQMNPPKFEKIEDMANLTYLNEASVLHNLRARYASGLIYTYSGLFCVVINPYRWLSIYTDSIIQKFKGKRRTEMPPHLFSVADNAYQFMLQDRENQSMLITGESGAGKTENTKKVIMYFAKVAASLGKKDKEDEPVPAEGKKKSSLEDQIIQANPVLEAYGNAKTTRNNNSSRFGKFIRIHFGPTGKIAGADIETYLLEKSRVTFQQAAERDYHIFYMLLSNAYPKYHEMMLITPDPALFSFINQGALTVDGIDDVEEMKIADSSFDILGFSYEEKTSLYKCTASVMHMGEMKFKQRPREEQAEADGTADAEKAAFLLGVNSNDLLKSLLKPKIKVGNEVVTQGRTREQVLYSVSAMAKSLYDRMFKWLVTRVNQTLDTKNKRNYFIGVLDIAGFEIFNYNTFEQLCINYTNERLQQFFNHHMFILEQEEYKKEGIVWEFIDFGMDLQACIDLIEKPMGILSILEEECMFPKADDKSFKDKLFANHLGKSPNFGRPGNASKGKGQSDFELHHYAGIVPYSTVGWLEKNKDPINETVVELLSHSKEHLVQTLFAQNKEAETTGTHKKRKSSAFQTISALHKESLNKLMKNLYSTHPHFVRCIIPNEMKQPGLIDAHLVLNQLQCNGVLEGIRICRKGFPNRIIYSEFKQRYSILSPNAIPQGFTDGKQVTEKVLLALQLDPAEYRLGTTKVFFKAGVLGMLEDMRDECLSKIISNFQAHIRAYLIRKSYKKLCDQRVGLSVIQRNIRKWLILRNWQWWKLYIKVKPLLNIARAEEEMKKKIEEMGKLREDLAKCERLKKELEVQNVTLLEQKNDLYLQLQTEQDAVADLEERVEKLVTQKADFESQIKEMEERLLDEEDAAAELEVIKRKMEGENDELKKDIEDLENSLAKSEQEKTTKDNQIKTLQDEMAQQDDIMAKLNRDKKGMDEDHKRTLDALQKEEDKVNHLSKLKQKLESTLDELEDGLEREKKVRGDVEKAKRKIEQDLKATQEAVEDLERVKRGLEETNRKKDAENAALSSRLEDDQSLIAQLQRKIKELLARIEELEEELEAERAARTKVDKQRAEIARELEDLSERLDEAGGATSAQIELNKKREQELLKLRRDLEETTLQHEAQVSSLRKKQQDAANEMADQIDQLQKAKSKTEKERQQFKSECDDLQSQLQHISKNKGVSEKMAKSLENTIAELQHKCDDSNRNVNDLNTQKAKMQAENANIIQQLEDVEHQCSAITKERNAMQSQLDEMRAALEEETRARQKLQGDIRNLNSDLDGLRESNEEEQEAKAELQRLLSKANNEAQQWRVKYESEGANKAEELEEARRKLQAKLQEAEQNAEAANAKVSSLEKAKNRLTGELEDLGIDVERANANANSLEKKQRAFDKTIQEWQAKVTDLQSELENAQKEARSYSAELFRCKAQYEESQDSVEALRRENKNLAEEIHELTEQLSEGGRSVHEVEKAKRRLEMEKEELQAALEEAESALEQEEAKVMRGQLEISNVRSEIERRLQEKDEEFENTRRNHQRALDSMQASLEAEAKGKAEAMRIKKKLEQDINELEIALDSSNRAKAELEKNIKRYQQQVSEMQRQIEEEQRQREEVRESYNMAERRCNMLSGEVEELRTALEQAERARKGAENELFEANDRVNELSAEVQSAQSSKRKLEGDIQAMQSDLDEMNNEVRNADERARRANDDSARLADELRSEQEHSQQIEKFRKSLESQVKDLQVRLEEAEAQALKGGKKMIAKLEQRVRELEGELDSEQRRHAETQKHMRKADRRLKEIAFQADEDRKNQENLNEMIEKLNNKLKTYKRQVEEAEEIAAINLAKYRKVQQELEDAEERADSAEGSLQKLRAKNRSSVSVTRTSYTTSTPASSPSLNSSNLLSPRSASRGTGLYRRSVTPSYEEENHY, encoded by the exons ATGCCCGGAATTCACCCCGATGATCCAGATTATAAATATCTGTGCGTAGATAGAAAGGATTTAATGCAATTGCAGACAGTGCCTTTTGATGGAAAAAAGAATTGCTGGGTTCCAGATGAGAAGCTTGGATTTGTTGCCGCCGAAATTCAATCCTCAAAAGGAGATGATATTACAGTTAAAACTGTGGAGAAAATGGAT ACTAAAACTGTTAAAAAAGACGATATCCAACAGATGAATCCACCCAAGTTTGAAAAGATCGAAGACATGGCAAACTTGACCTATTTGAACGAAGCCTCTGTCCTACACAATTTAAGAGCAAGATACGCTAGTGGTTTAATCTAT ACCTACTCTGGACTCTTCTGTGTTGTCATCAATCCATACCGATGGCTATCAATCTACACAGACAGCATCATACAAAAATTCAAAGGCAAGAGGAGGACCGAAATGCCACCTCATCTTTTCTCTGTAGCTGACAACGCTTACCAATTCATGTTGCAAG ATCGAGAAAATCAATCCATGTTGATTAC TGGCGAATCCGGAGCTGGTAAGACAGAAAACACGAAAAAAGTAATTATGTATTTTGCCAAAGTTGCTGCTTCACTTGGCAAAAAGGACAAGGAAGATGAGCCTGTACCAGCGGAAGGAAAAAAGAAG AGTTCACTAGAGGATCAGATTATTCAGGCCAATCCTGTACTTGAAGCTTACGGTAACGCTAAGACCACGCGTAACAATAACTCGTCCAGATTC GGGAAATTTATCCGTATTCACTTTGGACCAACAGGCAAAATCGCTGGTGCTGACATTGAAacat ATTTGTTAGAGAAGTCTCGTGTAACTTTCCAACAAGCTGCCGAGCGAGATTACCATATCTTCTACATGTTGCTGTCAAATGCCTATCCCAAGTATCATG AAATGATGCTGATCACTCCTGACCCCGCACTGTTCTCCTTCATTAACCAAGGAGCTCTTACCGTGGATGGTATTGATGATGTTGAGGAAATGAAAATCGCCGAC TCTTCCTTTGACATCTTGGGCTTCTCTTATGAAGAAAAGACCAGTTTATATAAGTGCACTGCATCTGTTATGCACATGGGAGAGATGAAATTCAAACAAAGACCCCGTGAGGAACAAGCTGAAGCCGATGGAACTGCCG ATGCTGAAAAGGCTGCATTCTTGCTTGGTGTCAATTCTAATGATTTGTTGAAATCTCTGCTTAAACCTAAGATTAAAGTTGGTAACGAGGTTGTCACACAAGGCCGTACAAGAGAACAG GTTCTATATTCCGTCAGTGCTATGGCTAAATCTTTGTATGACCGTATGTTCAAATGGTTGGTAACCAGAGTAAACCAAACCCTTGACACCAAGAATAAGAGAAACTATTTCATTGGTGTACTGGATATTGCtggttttgaaattttcaat tACAACACCTTTGAGCAACTGTGTATCAACTATACTAACGAGAGGTTACAGCAGTTCTTCAACCATCACATGTTCATTCTGGAACAAGAAGAATACAAGAAGGAGGGAATCGTGTGGGAGTTTATCGATTTTGGTATGGACTTGCAAGCCTGTATTGATTTGATTGAAAAG cccATGGGTATCCTTTCAATCCTTGAAGAGGAATGCATGTTCCCTAAAGCTGACGACAAGTCGTTTAAAGATAAACTGTTTGCCAACCACTTGGGAAAATCACCTAACTTTGGCAGACCAGGAAATGCATCCAAAGGAAAGGGACAATCTGATTTTGAGCTCCATCACTATGCTGGAatt GTGCCATACAGTACTGTTGGTTGGCTAGAAAAGAACAAAGATCCAATCAACGAAACCGTCGTGGAACTACTGTCTCATTCAAAGGAACACTTGGTTCAAACTCTCTTTGCTCAAAACAAAGAAGCAG AGACCACAGGAACACACAAAAAGAGGAAGTCCAGTGCTTTCCAGACTATTTCAGCTCTTCACAAA gaGTCTTTGAATAAATTGATGAAGAACTTGTACAGCACCCATCCACATTTCGTTAGATGTATCATTCCTAATGAAATGAAACAACCAGGTTTGATTGATGCCCACCTTGTCCTGAACCAACTCCAATGTAACGGTGTACTGGAAGGAATTCGTATCTGTCGTAAAGGATTCCCTAACAGGATTATCTATTCAGAATTCAAACAGAG ATACTCCATTTTGTCTCCAAATGCAATCCCACAAGGTTTCACTGATGGCAAACAGGTTACTGAGAAAGTTTTACTGGCTCTCCAACTTGATCCTGCAGAATACAGATTAGGAACCACCAAAGTATTCTTCAAGGCTGGTGTGCTTGGTATGTTGGAGGATATGAGAGATGAGTGTCTTTCAAAGATCATCTCCAACTTCCAGGCTCACATCAGAGCTTACCTTATCAGAAAGTCATACAAGAAATTGTGCGATCAAAG agTTGGTTTATCCGTTATTCAGCGTAACATCAGAAAATGGCTGATTCTCAGAAATTGGCAATGGTGGAAACTGTACATCAAGGTTAAGCCACTGTTGAACATTGCTAGAGCAGAGGAAGAAATGAAGAAGAAAATTGAAGAGATGGGCAAATTAAGAGAAGACTTAGCTAAATGTGAACGTCTAAAGAAAGAACTTGAGGTTCAAAATGTCACCTTGTTGGAACAGAAGAATGATTTGTACCTACAACTCCAAACAGAACAAGATGCCGTAGCTGACTTGGAAGAGAGAGTTGAAAAACTTGTCACCCAGAAAGCTGACTTTGAGAGTCAGATTAAGGAAATGGAAGAACGCCTGCTTGACGAGGAAGATGCAGCAGCTGAATTAGAagtaatcaaaagaaaaatggaaGGTGAAAATGACGAACTCAAGAAAGACATTGAAGATCTTGAAAACTCACTTGCTAAG TCAGAACAAGAAAAGACTACCAAAGATAACCAAATTAAAACACTCCAAGATGAGATGGCACAACAAGACGATATTATGGCTAAGCTCAACAGAGACAAAAAGGGAATGGACGAAGACCACAAGAGGACTCTTGATGCTCTGCAGAAGGAGGAAGACAAAGTCAACCATCTATCAAAACTTAAACAGAAACTCGAATCTACTCTTGATGAG CTTGAAGACGGTTTGGAACGTGAAAAGAAGGTTCGAGGTGATGTTGAAAAGGCCAAACGCAAAATAGAACAAGATTTGAAAGCCACACAAGAAGCCGTCGAAGACTTAGAACGTGTAAAGAGAGGATTAGAAGAAACTAACAGAAA GAAAGATGCCGAAAATGCTGCTTTATCCTCTCGTTTGGAAGATGATCAAAGTTTAATTGCTCAGCTCCAGAGAAAGATTAAAGAACTTTTG GCCAGAATAGAAGAGCTCGAGGAGGAACTGGAAGCAGAAAGAGCTGCCAGAACCAAG GTTGACAAACAACGTGCAGAAATTGCTCGTGAATTGGAGGACCTGAGTGAAAGACTTGACGAAGCTGGTGGTGCTACAAGTGCACAG aTTGAATTGAACAAAAAGAGAGAACAGGAACTTTTGAAATTACGCCGTGACTTAGAGGAAACCACTCTCCAACATGAGGCCCAAGTATCTTCCCTCCGAAAGAAACAACAAGACGCTGCTAATGAAATGGCTGACCAGATCGACCAACTTCAAAAGGCCAAATCCAA AACTGAAAAGGAGAGACAGCAATTCAAGAGTGAATGTGATGATCTCCAGTCTCAACTTCAACACATTAGTAAAAACAAG GGTGTTTCAGAAAAGATGGCCAAATCACTTGAAAACACAATTGCTGAACTCCAACATAAATGCGATGATTCCAATAGGAACGTGAACGACTTGAACACACAGAAAGCCAAGATGCAGGCTGAAAATGCCAACATTATCCAGCAGTTAGAGGACGTTGAACATCAGTGCAGTGCTATTACCAAGGAAAGAAACGCTATGCAATCACAACTTGATGAAATGAGGGCAGCCTTAGAAGAAGAAACCAGA GCACGCCAGAAACTTCAGGGTGACATCAGGAATCTGAACTCAGATTTGGATGGCTTGAGGGAATCTAACGAGGAAGAGCAAGAGGCAAAGGCAGAACTCCAGCGTCTTTTGTCAAAGGCCAATAATGAGGCTCAACAATGGAGAGTCAAATATGAAAGTGAAGGCGCAAACAAAGCTGAGGAACTTGAAGAAGCTAG acgTAAACTACAAGCTAAACTTCAAGAAGCTGAACAGAACGCCGAGGCCGCAAATGCTAAAGTGAGCTCACTCGAAAAGGCAAAGAACAGGCTGACCGGTGAACTGGAGGACCTGGGAATTGATGTCGAAAGA GCCAATGCTAATGCCAACTCCCTCGAAAAGAAACAACGTGCTTTCGACAAAACCATCCAAGAATGGCAAGCCAAGGTTACTGACCTTCAGTCTGAGCTTGAGAATGCACAAAAGGAAGCAAGAAGCTATTCTGCTGAACTTTTCAGATGTAAAGCTCAATATGAAGAATCTCAAGATTCAGTTGAGGCTCTGAGAAGAGAAAATAAGAACCTTGCTG AGGAAATCCACGAGCTTACAGAACAATTAAGCGAAGGTGGCCGAAGTGTTCATGAGGTCGAGAAAGCCAAGAGACGTCTTGAGATGGAGAAGGAAGAACTGCAGGCCGCTTTGGAAGAGGCTGAATCTGCCTTGGAACAAGAGGAGGCTAAAGTTATGCGTGGGCAACTTGAAATTTCTAATGTTCGAAGTGAGATCGAAAGAAGACTACAAGAAAAAGATGAGGAATTTGAAAACACACG tCGTAACCACCAAAGAGCTCTTGATTCCATGCAAGCAAGTCTTGAAGCTGAGGCAAAGGGCAAAGCTGAGGCAATGAGAATCAAGAAAAAATTGGAACAAGACATAAACGAACTTGAAATAGCATTGGATTCTTCCAATCGTGCTAAGGCAGAACTTGAAAAGAACATCAAGAGATACCAACAACAAGTTTCA GAAATGCAGAGACAGATTGAGGAAGAACAACGCCAGCGTGAAGAAGTTCGTGAATCATACAACATGGCCGAGAGAAGATGTAACATGCTTTCTGGTGAGGTAGAGGAACTTCGTACAGCACTTGAACAAGCAGAGCGTGCTAGAAAGGGAGCAGAAAACGAATTATTTGAGGCTAACGATAGAGTGAATGAACTATCTGCTGAAGTTCAATCAGCTCAAAGCTCCAAAAGGAAATTGGAAGGGGATATTCAGGCCATGCAGAGCGATCTCGATGAGATGAACAACGAAGTAAGAAACGCCGACGAACGTGCCAGGAGAGCAAATGATGATTCCGCAAGATTGGCAGATGAATTAAGAAGTGAACAAGAACATAGCCAACAGATCGAGAAATTCCGCAAGAGTTTGGAGAGTCAAGTCAAGGATCTCCAGGTCCGACTTGAGGAGGCCGAGGCTCAGGCTCTCAAGGGTGGAAAGAAGATGATTGCCAAGCTGGAACAAcga GTACGTGAGTTGGAAGGTGAACTCGACAGTGAACAACGTCGTCATGCTGAGACACAGAAACATATGCGCAAGGCAGATCGCAGACTTAAAGAAATTGCCTTCCAAGCTGATGAAGAccgcaaaaaccaagaaaatctCAATGAAATGATAGAAAAACTCAACAACAAACTCAAGACCTACAAACGTCAAGTTGAGGAAGCT GAGGAGATTGCTGCTATTAATCTAGCTAAATACCGAAAGGTTCAACAAGAGCTCGAGGATGCCGAGGAACGAGCAGACAGTGCTGAAGGTTCTCTTCAGAAACTCCGTGCTAAGAATCGTAGCTCAGTTTCTGTAACTCGTACTAGTTATACTACTAGCACT CCAGCTTCAAGTCCGTCATTAAATTCTAGTAATTTGCTATCGCCTAGATCTGCATCTCGTGGAACTGGACTTTATCGTCGCTCTGTTACTCCTTCTTATGAGGAGGAAAATCATTATTGA
- the LOC139487749 gene encoding myosin heavy chain, striated muscle-like isoform X7, translating into MPIPSIMSSFDILGFSYEEKTSLYKCTASVMHMGEMKFKQRPREEQAEADGTADAEKAAFLLGVNSNDLLKSLLKPKIKVGNEVVTQGRTREQVLYSVSAMAKSLYDRMFKWLVTRVNQTLDTKNKRNYFIGVLDIAGFEIFNYNTFEQLCINYTNERLQQFFNHHMFILEQEEYKKEGIVWEFIDFGMDLQACIDLIEKPMGILSILEEECMFPKADDKSFKDKLFANHLGKSPNFGRPGNASKGKGQSDFELHHYAGIVPYSTVGWLEKNKDPINETVVELLSHSKEHLVQTLFAQNKEAETTGTHKKRKSSAFQTISALHKESLNKLMKNLYSTHPHFVRCIIPNEMKQPGLIDAHLVLNQLQCNGVLEGIRICRKGFPNRIIYSEFKQRYSILSPNAIPQGFTDGKQVTEKVLLALQLDPAEYRLGTTKVFFKAGVLGMLEDMRDECLSKIISNFQAHIRAYLIRKSYKKLCDQRVGLSVIQRNIRKWLILRNWQWWKLYIKVKPLLNIARAEEEMKKKIEEMGKLREDLAKCERLKKELEVQNVTLLEQKNDLYLQLQTEQDAVADLEERVEKLVTQKADFESQIKEMEERLLDEEDAAAELEVIKRKMEGENDELKKDIEDLENSLAKSEQEKTTKDNQIKTLQDEMAQQDDIMAKLNRDKKGMDEDHKRTLDALQKEEDKVNHLSKLKQKLESTLDELEDGLEREKKVRGDVEKAKRKIEQDLKATQEAVEDLERVKRGLEETNRKKDAENAALSSRLEDDQSLIAQLQRKIKELLARIEELEEELEAERAARTKVDKQRAEIARELEDLSERLDEAGGATSAQIELNKKREQELLKLRRDLEETTLQHEAQVSSLRKKQQDAANEMADQIDQLQKAKSKTEKERQQFKSECDDLQSQLQHISKNKGVSEKMAKSLENTIAELQHKCDDSNRNVNDLNTQKAKMQAENANIIQQLEDVEHQCSAITKERNAMQSQLDEMRAALEEETRARQKLQGDIRNLNSDLDGLRESNEEEQEAKAELQRLLSKANNEAQQWRVKYESEGANKAEELEEARRKLQAKLQEAEQNAEAANAKVSSLEKAKNRLTGELEDLGIDVERANANANSLEKKQRAFDKTIQEWQAKVTDLQSELENAQKEARSYSAELFRCKAQYEESQDSVEALRRENKNLAEEIHELTEQLSEGGRSVHEVEKAKRRLEMEKEELQAALEEAESALEQEEAKVMRGQLEISNVRSEIERRLQEKDEEFENTRRNHQRALDSMQASLEAEAKGKAEAMRIKKKLEQDINELEIALDSSNRAKAELEKNIKRYQQQVSEMQRQIEEEQRQREEVRESYNMAERRCNMLSGEVEELRTALEQAERARKGAENELFEANDRVNELSAEVQSAQSSKRKLEGDIQAMQSDLDEMNNEVRNADERARRANDDSARLADELRSEQEHSQQIEKFRKSLESQVKDLQVRLEEAEAQALKGGKKMIAKLEQRVRELEGELDSEQRRHAETQKHMRKADRRLKEIAFQADEDRKNQENLNEMIEKLNNKLKTYKRQVEEAEEIAAINLAKYRKVQQELEDAEERADSAEGSLQKLRAKNRSSVSVTRTSYTTSTPASSPSLNSSNLLSPRSASRGTGLYRRSVTPSYEEENHY; encoded by the exons ATGCCTATCCCAAGTATCATG TCTTCCTTTGACATCTTGGGCTTCTCTTATGAAGAAAAGACCAGTTTATATAAGTGCACTGCATCTGTTATGCACATGGGAGAGATGAAATTCAAACAAAGACCCCGTGAGGAACAAGCTGAAGCCGATGGAACTGCCG ATGCTGAAAAGGCTGCATTCTTGCTTGGTGTCAATTCTAATGATTTGTTGAAATCTCTGCTTAAACCTAAGATTAAAGTTGGTAACGAGGTTGTCACACAAGGCCGTACAAGAGAACAG GTTCTATATTCCGTCAGTGCTATGGCTAAATCTTTGTATGACCGTATGTTCAAATGGTTGGTAACCAGAGTAAACCAAACCCTTGACACCAAGAATAAGAGAAACTATTTCATTGGTGTACTGGATATTGCtggttttgaaattttcaat tACAACACCTTTGAGCAACTGTGTATCAACTATACTAACGAGAGGTTACAGCAGTTCTTCAACCATCACATGTTCATTCTGGAACAAGAAGAATACAAGAAGGAGGGAATCGTGTGGGAGTTTATCGATTTTGGTATGGACTTGCAAGCCTGTATTGATTTGATTGAAAAG cccATGGGTATCCTTTCAATCCTTGAAGAGGAATGCATGTTCCCTAAAGCTGACGACAAGTCGTTTAAAGATAAACTGTTTGCCAACCACTTGGGAAAATCACCTAACTTTGGCAGACCAGGAAATGCATCCAAAGGAAAGGGACAATCTGATTTTGAGCTCCATCACTATGCTGGAatt GTGCCATACAGTACTGTTGGTTGGCTAGAAAAGAACAAAGATCCAATCAACGAAACCGTCGTGGAACTACTGTCTCATTCAAAGGAACACTTGGTTCAAACTCTCTTTGCTCAAAACAAAGAAGCAG AGACCACAGGAACACACAAAAAGAGGAAGTCCAGTGCTTTCCAGACTATTTCAGCTCTTCACAAA gaGTCTTTGAATAAATTGATGAAGAACTTGTACAGCACCCATCCACATTTCGTTAGATGTATCATTCCTAATGAAATGAAACAACCAGGTTTGATTGATGCCCACCTTGTCCTGAACCAACTCCAATGTAACGGTGTACTGGAAGGAATTCGTATCTGTCGTAAAGGATTCCCTAACAGGATTATCTATTCAGAATTCAAACAGAG ATACTCCATTTTGTCTCCAAATGCAATCCCACAAGGTTTCACTGATGGCAAACAGGTTACTGAGAAAGTTTTACTGGCTCTCCAACTTGATCCTGCAGAATACAGATTAGGAACCACCAAAGTATTCTTCAAGGCTGGTGTGCTTGGTATGTTGGAGGATATGAGAGATGAGTGTCTTTCAAAGATCATCTCCAACTTCCAGGCTCACATCAGAGCTTACCTTATCAGAAAGTCATACAAGAAATTGTGCGATCAAAG agTTGGTTTATCCGTTATTCAGCGTAACATCAGAAAATGGCTGATTCTCAGAAATTGGCAATGGTGGAAACTGTACATCAAGGTTAAGCCACTGTTGAACATTGCTAGAGCAGAGGAAGAAATGAAGAAGAAAATTGAAGAGATGGGCAAATTAAGAGAAGACTTAGCTAAATGTGAACGTCTAAAGAAAGAACTTGAGGTTCAAAATGTCACCTTGTTGGAACAGAAGAATGATTTGTACCTACAACTCCAAACAGAACAAGATGCCGTAGCTGACTTGGAAGAGAGAGTTGAAAAACTTGTCACCCAGAAAGCTGACTTTGAGAGTCAGATTAAGGAAATGGAAGAACGCCTGCTTGACGAGGAAGATGCAGCAGCTGAATTAGAagtaatcaaaagaaaaatggaaGGTGAAAATGACGAACTCAAGAAAGACATTGAAGATCTTGAAAACTCACTTGCTAAG TCAGAACAAGAAAAGACTACCAAAGATAACCAAATTAAAACACTCCAAGATGAGATGGCACAACAAGACGATATTATGGCTAAGCTCAACAGAGACAAAAAGGGAATGGACGAAGACCACAAGAGGACTCTTGATGCTCTGCAGAAGGAGGAAGACAAAGTCAACCATCTATCAAAACTTAAACAGAAACTCGAATCTACTCTTGATGAG CTTGAAGACGGTTTGGAACGTGAAAAGAAGGTTCGAGGTGATGTTGAAAAGGCCAAACGCAAAATAGAACAAGATTTGAAAGCCACACAAGAAGCCGTCGAAGACTTAGAACGTGTAAAGAGAGGATTAGAAGAAACTAACAGAAA GAAAGATGCCGAAAATGCTGCTTTATCCTCTCGTTTGGAAGATGATCAAAGTTTAATTGCTCAGCTCCAGAGAAAGATTAAAGAACTTTTG GCCAGAATAGAAGAGCTCGAGGAGGAACTGGAAGCAGAAAGAGCTGCCAGAACCAAG GTTGACAAACAACGTGCAGAAATTGCTCGTGAATTGGAGGACCTGAGTGAAAGACTTGACGAAGCTGGTGGTGCTACAAGTGCACAG aTTGAATTGAACAAAAAGAGAGAACAGGAACTTTTGAAATTACGCCGTGACTTAGAGGAAACCACTCTCCAACATGAGGCCCAAGTATCTTCCCTCCGAAAGAAACAACAAGACGCTGCTAATGAAATGGCTGACCAGATCGACCAACTTCAAAAGGCCAAATCCAA AACTGAAAAGGAGAGACAGCAATTCAAGAGTGAATGTGATGATCTCCAGTCTCAACTTCAACACATTAGTAAAAACAAG GGTGTTTCAGAAAAGATGGCCAAATCACTTGAAAACACAATTGCTGAACTCCAACATAAATGCGATGATTCCAATAGGAACGTGAACGACTTGAACACACAGAAAGCCAAGATGCAGGCTGAAAATGCCAACATTATCCAGCAGTTAGAGGACGTTGAACATCAGTGCAGTGCTATTACCAAGGAAAGAAACGCTATGCAATCACAACTTGATGAAATGAGGGCAGCCTTAGAAGAAGAAACCAGA GCACGCCAGAAACTTCAGGGTGACATCAGGAATCTGAACTCAGATTTGGATGGCTTGAGGGAATCTAACGAGGAAGAGCAAGAGGCAAAGGCAGAACTCCAGCGTCTTTTGTCAAAGGCCAATAATGAGGCTCAACAATGGAGAGTCAAATATGAAAGTGAAGGCGCAAACAAAGCTGAGGAACTTGAAGAAGCTAG acgTAAACTACAAGCTAAACTTCAAGAAGCTGAACAGAACGCCGAGGCCGCAAATGCTAAAGTGAGCTCACTCGAAAAGGCAAAGAACAGGCTGACCGGTGAACTGGAGGACCTGGGAATTGATGTCGAAAGA GCCAATGCTAATGCCAACTCCCTCGAAAAGAAACAACGTGCTTTCGACAAAACCATCCAAGAATGGCAAGCCAAGGTTACTGACCTTCAGTCTGAGCTTGAGAATGCACAAAAGGAAGCAAGAAGCTATTCTGCTGAACTTTTCAGATGTAAAGCTCAATATGAAGAATCTCAAGATTCAGTTGAGGCTCTGAGAAGAGAAAATAAGAACCTTGCTG AGGAAATCCACGAGCTTACAGAACAATTAAGCGAAGGTGGCCGAAGTGTTCATGAGGTCGAGAAAGCCAAGAGACGTCTTGAGATGGAGAAGGAAGAACTGCAGGCCGCTTTGGAAGAGGCTGAATCTGCCTTGGAACAAGAGGAGGCTAAAGTTATGCGTGGGCAACTTGAAATTTCTAATGTTCGAAGTGAGATCGAAAGAAGACTACAAGAAAAAGATGAGGAATTTGAAAACACACG tCGTAACCACCAAAGAGCTCTTGATTCCATGCAAGCAAGTCTTGAAGCTGAGGCAAAGGGCAAAGCTGAGGCAATGAGAATCAAGAAAAAATTGGAACAAGACATAAACGAACTTGAAATAGCATTGGATTCTTCCAATCGTGCTAAGGCAGAACTTGAAAAGAACATCAAGAGATACCAACAACAAGTTTCA GAAATGCAGAGACAGATTGAGGAAGAACAACGCCAGCGTGAAGAAGTTCGTGAATCATACAACATGGCCGAGAGAAGATGTAACATGCTTTCTGGTGAGGTAGAGGAACTTCGTACAGCACTTGAACAAGCAGAGCGTGCTAGAAAGGGAGCAGAAAACGAATTATTTGAGGCTAACGATAGAGTGAATGAACTATCTGCTGAAGTTCAATCAGCTCAAAGCTCCAAAAGGAAATTGGAAGGGGATATTCAGGCCATGCAGAGCGATCTCGATGAGATGAACAACGAAGTAAGAAACGCCGACGAACGTGCCAGGAGAGCAAATGATGATTCCGCAAGATTGGCAGATGAATTAAGAAGTGAACAAGAACATAGCCAACAGATCGAGAAATTCCGCAAGAGTTTGGAGAGTCAAGTCAAGGATCTCCAGGTCCGACTTGAGGAGGCCGAGGCTCAGGCTCTCAAGGGTGGAAAGAAGATGATTGCCAAGCTGGAACAAcga GTACGTGAGTTGGAAGGTGAACTCGACAGTGAACAACGTCGTCATGCTGAGACACAGAAACATATGCGCAAGGCAGATCGCAGACTTAAAGAAATTGCCTTCCAAGCTGATGAAGAccgcaaaaaccaagaaaatctCAATGAAATGATAGAAAAACTCAACAACAAACTCAAGACCTACAAACGTCAAGTTGAGGAAGCT GAGGAGATTGCTGCTATTAATCTAGCTAAATACCGAAAGGTTCAACAAGAGCTCGAGGATGCCGAGGAACGAGCAGACAGTGCTGAAGGTTCTCTTCAGAAACTCCGTGCTAAGAATCGTAGCTCAGTTTCTGTAACTCGTACTAGTTATACTACTAGCACT CCAGCTTCAAGTCCGTCATTAAATTCTAGTAATTTGCTATCGCCTAGATCTGCATCTCGTGGAACTGGACTTTATCGTCGCTCTGTTACTCCTTCTTATGAGGAGGAAAATCATTATTGA